In Oncorhynchus keta strain PuntledgeMale-10-30-2019 chromosome 19, Oket_V2, whole genome shotgun sequence, a single genomic region encodes these proteins:
- the LOC118398289 gene encoding double-strand-break repair protein rad21 homolog A-like translates to MFYAHFVLSKRGPLAKIWLAAHWDKKLTKAHVFECNLESSVESIICPKVKMALRTSGHLLLGVVRIYNRKAKYLLADCNEAFIKIKMAFRPGVVDLPEENREAAYNAITMPEEFHDFDQPLPDLDDIDVTKQFTLNQSRVEEITMREEVGNLNLLQEIDFADFGMDDREMMREESAFEVDIIHGASASNLLLDPETSQAQITDKSNHLEYDDQYKDDFGEIPMADSEGGMLVDKLLSNKDGGGIFDDPPAITESVLRLQEHDVEDDFDALSPGGPDSPDSGPAEPLPAMQDQTEQTTLVHNEEEAFALEPIDITVKETKAKRKRKLIVDNLKELDSKTIRAQLSDYSDIVTTLDLAPPTKKLMMWKETGGVDKLFSLPAQPLWNSRLLKMFTRTLTPLVPDEMRKRRKGGEADSLDEFLKDLENPEVPREEVMQRDIIDQTILEEPSVLQASAMEGSRTTLDESVMPPPSSMHGQKRKAQDTEPALPMGTLEQAANHSGVSQQLDITVELPPEDSTNLSQFPELDLIEEKKDKKEGEDDSDEEDEEGQAGEQAREERRWNKRTQQMLHGLQRVMAKTGAQQISLLDLCRNNNKKQAAAKFYSFLVLKKQQAVELNQTEHYSDIIATPGARFHLI, encoded by the exons ATGTTTTACGCCCACTTTGTACTCAGCAAGCGTGGGCCGCTGGCCAAGATCTGGCTAGCGGCCCACTGGGATAAGAAGCTCACCAAGGCTCATGTGTTTGAATGCAACCTGGAGAGCAGTGTGGAGAGCATCATCTGCCCTAAG GTGAAAATGGCCCTGCGTACATCAGGTCATCTGCTCCTGGGGGTGGTGAGGATCTACAACAGGAAAGCCAAGTACTTGTTGGCTGACTGTAACGAGGCTTTCATCAAGATCAAGATGGCCTTCAGACCAG GTGTGGTGGATCtgccagaggagaacagagaagcTGCCTACAACGCCATCACCATGCCAGAAGAGTTCCACGACTTCGACCAGCCACTACCAGACCTAGA TGACATCGACGTAACCAAGCAGTTCACATTGAACCAGAGTCGAGTGGAAGAGATCACCATGAGGGAGGAGGTGGGCAACCTGAACCTGCTGCAGGAGATTGACTTCG CTGACTTTGGGATGGATGACCGGGAGATGATGCGGGAAGAGAGTGCCTTCGAGGTGGACATCATCCATGGTGCATCAGCCTCCAACCTGCTCCTAGACCCAGAGACCTCTCAGGCCCAGATCACAGACAAGTCCAACCACCTGGAGTATGACGACCAGTACAAAGATGACTTCGGAGAGATCCCCATGGCTGACAGCGAAGGAGGCATGCTGG TTGACAAGCTCCTAAGTAACAAGGATGGGGGTGGCATTTTCGATGACCCTCCCGCCATCACGGAGAGCGTGCTGAGGCTGCAGGAACACGATGTCGAAGATGACTTTGATGCCCTCTCAC CGGGAGGTCCAGACAGCCCAGACTCAGGCCCAGCAGAGCCCCTGCCCGCCATGCAGGACCAGACAGAGCAGACCACGCTGGTACACAACGAGGAGGAGGCTTTTGCCCTGGAGCCTATCGACATCACAG TCAAGGAAACCAAAGCCAAGAGGAAGAGGAAGCTGATTGTGGACAACCTGAAGGAGCTGGATAGCAAGACCATCCGTGCCCAGCTCAGCGACTACTCTGACATCGTCACCACGCTGGACCTTGCGCCACCCACCAAGAAGCTGATGATGTGGAAAGAGACGGGAGGCGTGGATAAGCTCTTCTCTCTGCCAGCACAGCCCCTCTGGAACAGCAGGCTTCTTAAG ATGTTTACCCGCACCCTGACCCCCCTGGTTCCAGATGAGATGAGGAAGAGGCGGAAGGGAGGTGAGGCAGACAGCCTGGATGAGTTCTTGAAGGACCTGGAGAACCCTGAGGTGCCCAGAGAGGAGGTCATGCAGAGGGACATCATCG ACCAGACCATCCTGGAGGAGCCCAGTGTATTGCAGGCATCGGCCATGGAGGGCAGCAGGACCACCCTGGACGAGTCAGTCATGCCCCCACCCTCCTCCATGCACGGCCAGAAACGCAAGGCCCAGGACACAGAGCCAGCATTGCCC aTGGGTACTCTGGAACAGGCTGCCAACCATTCAGGTGTGTCCCAGCAATTGGACATAACGGTGGAGCTGCCCCCTGAGGACAGCACCAACCTCAGCCAGTTCCCCGAGCTGGACCTGATAGAGGAGAAAAAGGacaagaaggaaggagaggacgacTCAGACGAGGAG GATGAGGAAGGTCAGGCCGGAGAACAGGcccgagaggagaggaggtggaacaAGAGAACCCAGCAGATGCTCCACGGCCTACAG AGGGTGATGGCCAAGACGGGGGCCCAGCAAATTAGCCTGCTGGATCTGTGCAGGAACAACAACAAGAAGCAGGCTGCCGCCAAGTTCTACAGCTTCTTGGTTCTAAAGAAGCAGCAGGCGGTGGAGCTCAACCAGACAGAGCACTACAGCGACATCATCGCCACCCCTGGAGCCCGCTTCCACCTAATCTAG
- the utp23 gene encoding rRNA-processing protein UTP23 homolog, which translates to MTIKRQKKAKKNINFYKHNFSFREPFQILIDGTFCQAALKNKIQIKEQMPKYLMGEVQLCTTNCALKELESLKDLYGAKLILQRYQVRNCKHFKNPVSASECLLSMLEGTNPHHYFVATQDQELTAGLKKIPGVPLMYIIVNTIVLDKPSQCSVSHVEAVALGEMVTPAQQQSINSLKEVQGIGQDGERRGKKRKRKISNPNPLSCLKKKKKQPPTQPLMTEKKKRNRQRKRSKPEGGEGPSLKPLPNP; encoded by the exons ATGACGATCAAACGACAAAAGAAAGCCAAGAAAAACATCAATTTCTACAAACATAACTTCAGTTTTAGAGAGCCCTTTCAAATTCTCATCGACGGGACGTTTTGCCAAGCGGCTCTGAAGAATAAGATTCAAATCAAAGAGCAGATGCCGAAATACCTCATGGGGGAGGTGCAACTTTGTACTACAAA TTGTGCATTGAAGGAACTCGAATCATTGAAAGACCTCTATGGTGCCAAACTCATCCTGCAGCGGTATCAGGTTAGGAACTGCAAGCATTTCAAGAACCCCGTCTCTGCGTCAGAGTGTCTGCTCTCCATGCTGGAAGGGACCAATCCACACCACTACTTTGTTGCCACACAG GACCAAGAGCTGACAGCAGGCCTGAAGAAGATCCCAGGCGTGCCTCTTATGTATATCATCGTCAACACCATAGTGTTGGACAAGCCCAGCCAATGCTCGGTTAGCCATGTGGAGGCTGTGGCTCTGGGAGAGATGGTCACACCAGCCCAGCAGCAGAGCATCAACAGCCTGAAGGAGGTGCAGGGGATCGGGCAGGATGGAGAGCGCCGGGGCAAGAAGCGTAAGAGGAAAATCTCCAATCCCAACCCACTCAGCTGcctaaagaagaagaaaaaacagccACCGACGCAGCCTCTTATGACTGAGAAGAAGAAACGGAACCGTCAAAGGAAACGCAGCAAGCCAGAGGGAGGCGAGGGTCCATCCCTCAAACCGCTCCCAAACCCTTAG